The Anguilla rostrata isolate EN2019 chromosome 18, ASM1855537v3, whole genome shotgun sequence genome has a window encoding:
- the LOC135244458 gene encoding stromal cell-derived factor 1-like — protein sequence MDLRVLTVMALLTLAMHTHVSDAKPISLVERCWCRTTVAMPQRNIRELRFLNTPNCSFQVIAKLKKNNREVCIDPKTKWLQQYLKNALEKIKAKKQSN from the exons ATGGATCTCAGAGTGCTGACGGTAATGGCATTGCTGACACTGGCGATGCATACGCACGTATCGGACG CCAAACCCATCAGCCTGGTGGAGAGGTGCTGGTGCCGCACCACGGTCGCCATGCCACAGCGGAACATCAGAGAACTGAGGTTCCTGAACACGCCCAACTGCTCCTTCCAAGTCAT TGCCAAACTGAAGAAGAACAACCGAGAGGTCTGCATCGACCCCAAGACCAAGTGGCTGCAGCAGTATTTAAAGAACGCCCTTGAGAA AATAAAAGCCAAGAAACAGTCCAACTAA